A genome region from Armatimonadota bacterium includes the following:
- a CDS encoding hydroxyneurosporene methyltransferase, whose amino-acid sequence MPDDAPADIDALGDLCTPWCIHTAVTLRIAEHIAGGVTGIDGIARAVGCDAEALNRMLSWLVAKGVFEEPSPGCFSLNEAARALMEPARRIGMDLGGIGGRMAYAWGTMPTYVRTGAPGYAEMFGLPFWEDLDAHPALAASFDDLIGQIGHGTPSVAFQPQGGWEGVHTVVDVGGGTGVFLAELLRVHPALTGTLVDLPRTVARAEAAFGSAGVAARVSTIGQSFFDPLPGGADLYLLKNVINDWPDAEAVAILTRCAEAARPRGRVIILAGIDAYEASRPLSPEMVLAGGKHRTLTELQTIAGRAGLEVLAAAQQPPRYFVVECRPI is encoded by the coding sequence GTGCCCGACGACGCTCCAGCCGATATTGACGCTCTTGGCGATCTCTGTACGCCGTGGTGCATTCATACGGCGGTAACGCTTCGAATCGCTGAGCATATCGCTGGCGGGGTCACCGGGATCGACGGCATCGCGCGCGCGGTGGGCTGCGACGCCGAAGCGCTCAACCGAATGCTCAGTTGGCTCGTTGCCAAAGGCGTGTTTGAGGAGCCGTCACCCGGCTGCTTCAGCCTGAACGAAGCCGCACGAGCGCTGATGGAGCCAGCACGGCGCATTGGCATGGATCTTGGCGGTATCGGCGGCCGTATGGCCTATGCGTGGGGCACCATGCCCACGTACGTCCGTACAGGCGCGCCAGGCTACGCGGAGATGTTCGGCCTGCCGTTCTGGGAAGACCTGGACGCCCACCCCGCTCTCGCCGCAAGCTTCGATGACCTGATCGGGCAGATAGGGCACGGTACCCCCAGCGTGGCGTTTCAGCCGCAGGGAGGCTGGGAGGGCGTTCACACGGTGGTGGATGTAGGCGGTGGTACCGGCGTTTTCCTCGCCGAGCTTCTCCGCGTTCATCCGGCATTGACCGGAACGCTGGTAGACCTGCCACGAACCGTTGCGCGCGCGGAGGCGGCTTTCGGTTCCGCCGGTGTGGCGGCCCGGGTATCAACGATCGGGCAAAGCTTCTTCGATCCGCTGCCGGGTGGCGCCGACCTCTATCTCCTGAAGAACGTGATCAACGACTGGCCCGATGCGGAGGCCGTCGCGATCCTCACCCGGTGCGCTGAGGCGGCGCGGCCACGCGGTCGCGTTATCATCCTTGCCGGGATCGACGCGTACGAGGCATCGCGGCCATTATCTCCGGAAATGGTGTTGGCCGGCGGCAAGCATCGCACCTTGACCGAGTTGCAGACCATTGCCGGCCGCGCCGGTCTTGAGGTGCTGGCCGCCGCACAACAGCCTCCGCGTTACTTCGTCGTAGAGTGCCGGCCGATTTGA
- a CDS encoding type II secretion system protein: MQPELTGIRRRGGFTLVELLVVIGIIALLAGVLIPALSAARERGRQAVCLSNLHQIDLAFRMYLGDYDNQRPVDLQRMMPGYLRSPKILMCPDDFTGNYAWWNWGRNNMPPAQWKWPQSYDYFPGSFTDAQWAELVSLGLRAGYVDDRLHGVPFPGRPWPSLYPEYSGRTLRLEMDGSVISLNIHYPHAKLETWWLLAWSPGEAAPPAEP; encoded by the coding sequence ATGCAACCTGAATTGACCGGAATCCGGCGGCGCGGAGGCTTCACTTTGGTGGAGCTGCTCGTGGTTATCGGTATCATAGCGTTACTCGCAGGCGTGCTCATCCCGGCGCTGTCGGCTGCGCGAGAGCGGGGCCGACAAGCCGTGTGCCTCTCGAACCTCCATCAGATCGACCTGGCATTTCGCATGTACCTCGGCGACTATGATAACCAGCGACCTGTCGATCTCCAGCGGATGATGCCCGGTTACCTGCGATCGCCAAAGATCCTGATGTGTCCCGACGACTTCACAGGCAACTATGCGTGGTGGAACTGGGGCCGCAATAACATGCCGCCGGCCCAATGGAAGTGGCCGCAATCGTACGACTACTTCCCGGGATCGTTCACCGACGCGCAGTGGGCCGAACTCGTATCACTGGGCCTACGCGCCGGCTATGTTGACGACCGACTGCATGGTGTGCCCTTTCCCGGCCGACCGTGGCCCTCGCTTTACCCGGAGTACTCAGGCCGCACGCTCCGGCTTGAGATGGATGGATCGGTGATAAGCTTGAACATTCACTACCCACATGCAAAGCTCGAGACCTGGTGGCTCCTCGCGTGGTCACCGGGCGAGGCCGCGCCGCCGGCGGAGCCTTAG
- a CDS encoding Gfo/Idh/MocA family oxidoreductase: MSEGKLRVGFIGCGGISHAHEAGLSKFEDVQLAAFCDVIVERAEKYVEKYGGAAYDDAAKMFAAEKLDAAYIMIPTYAHGAPERACLAAGVPFLVEKPLGIDPDDLRKLAEEVKASGLITSAGFMNRYRKSVNRVRGLLKDDPGMLLDGAWVGGPPLRKEGDYFASQPIGLWWPIKSRSGGQFVEQVIHTVDLARYLMGEVQEVFAYGANGWNTRRPNIIPAYDLEDAMVVAMKFESGAVGNIMSCCGAGAGGGGVFLNIWASHHSARFTDWGHSVRIYREGEGGEEDLPSTEDIFPVEDRAFIDAVKSGDTAGIRCSHADGVRTTLLALAANESFDKKAPVTVRY, from the coding sequence ATGTCTGAAGGAAAGCTACGCGTCGGCTTTATCGGGTGCGGCGGAATATCTCATGCACACGAAGCCGGCCTCTCCAAGTTTGAAGATGTGCAGTTGGCGGCGTTCTGTGATGTCATCGTGGAGCGCGCCGAAAAGTATGTAGAGAAGTATGGCGGCGCAGCATACGACGACGCGGCCAAAATGTTCGCCGCCGAAAAGCTCGATGCGGCCTACATCATGATTCCCACCTATGCGCACGGCGCGCCGGAGCGAGCCTGCCTCGCGGCCGGCGTTCCGTTCCTGGTGGAAAAGCCGCTCGGCATCGATCCCGATGATCTGCGCAAACTTGCCGAGGAGGTAAAGGCAAGCGGACTGATCACCTCCGCCGGATTCATGAACCGCTATCGCAAATCGGTCAACCGTGTCCGCGGACTGCTGAAAGACGACCCCGGCATGCTGCTGGATGGCGCGTGGGTCGGTGGTCCGCCCCTTCGCAAGGAGGGCGACTACTTTGCCAGCCAGCCTATTGGCCTCTGGTGGCCAATCAAGAGCAGAAGCGGAGGCCAGTTTGTGGAGCAGGTGATCCACACGGTGGACCTTGCCAGATACCTGATGGGTGAGGTTCAGGAAGTGTTTGCATACGGCGCCAATGGCTGGAATACCAGGCGGCCGAACATCATTCCGGCTTACGACCTGGAAGACGCGATGGTGGTTGCCATGAAGTTCGAGTCGGGCGCTGTCGGCAACATCATGTCTTGCTGCGGCGCCGGCGCCGGCGGCGGTGGAGTCTTCCTGAATATCTGGGCGAGCCACCACAGTGCGCGATTCACCGATTGGGGCCACAGCGTCCGGATCTATCGGGAAGGCGAAGGCGGGGAAGAAGACCTGCCGAGCACCGAGGATATCTTCCCGGTGGAGGATCGCGCGTTCATCGATGCCGTGAAATCGGGCGATACCGCCGGCATACGATGTTCGCATGCCGATGGCGTACGAACCACGCTGCTGGCGCTGGCCGCTAACGAGAGCTTCGACAAGAAGGCGCCGGTTACCGTACGGTACTAA
- a CDS encoding DUF92 domain-containing protein — MGEPLRPEAHIPFLLHQPPVAVAICASAAVAFAAWALKALTVGGATSAFAVGCIVFGIGGPAFAIPLLVFLATGTILSRIGKANVCNAGKGPRRARQVWANGGVAAALVVLFAAKAHEWPWYRSRELLMLYLAALATVTADTWSTEVGRLLGGVPRLLTSWRKVAPGVSGAVSTPGTLAGLVGAALIPAGVAFVWRLQPGEILVVVWAGFLGSMADSILGAGLQAQYAGEDDYAPRDGPAAAGQKPVHGFRPVTNDVVNLAASLAGAAMAWLLLATTHYPWG; from the coding sequence GTGGGTGAGCCGTTGAGACCCGAAGCCCACATACCCTTCCTCTTGCATCAGCCGCCGGTTGCCGTGGCGATATGCGCCTCCGCTGCCGTTGCGTTTGCCGCATGGGCGCTGAAGGCGCTGACGGTGGGAGGCGCGACTTCCGCGTTTGCCGTTGGCTGCATCGTGTTTGGCATTGGTGGCCCTGCATTCGCGATTCCTCTCCTGGTGTTTCTGGCGACCGGAACGATACTATCCAGGATCGGCAAAGCCAACGTTTGCAATGCCGGTAAGGGCCCGCGGCGTGCCCGGCAGGTATGGGCAAATGGCGGCGTGGCGGCTGCGCTCGTCGTGCTCTTCGCCGCAAAGGCGCATGAGTGGCCGTGGTACCGAAGCCGCGAGCTACTGATGCTATATCTTGCGGCGCTGGCCACCGTAACCGCCGATACGTGGAGCACTGAGGTTGGTCGCCTGCTGGGCGGCGTTCCGCGCCTGCTGACTTCGTGGCGCAAGGTCGCACCCGGGGTATCCGGCGCGGTCTCAACGCCAGGCACGCTGGCCGGCCTGGTCGGCGCTGCGTTGATCCCGGCAGGCGTCGCCTTCGTATGGCGGCTGCAGCCGGGCGAAATCCTGGTGGTGGTGTGGGCAGGCTTCCTCGGCAGCATGGCCGACAGCATCCTCGGAGCAGGTCTTCAGGCGCAGTATGCGGGTGAAGACGACTACGCACCCCGCGACGGACCCGCGGCTGCCGGCCAGAAACCGGTTCATGGATTCCGCCCGGTCACCAACGACGTCGTCAATCTGGCCGCCAGCCTGGCCGGTGCGGCTATGGCGTGGCTGTTACTTGCTACAACGCACTATCCCTGGGGATAG
- a CDS encoding DNA-3-methyladenine glycosylase translates to MPAEFYLPDATQVAPRLLNGLLWSRAGSVITCGRISETEAYMPDDPASHAYRGKTARNGSMFGPPGRAYVYLIYGIHHCLNAVTGLDGTAGAVLIRSVESLIGVEIMAARRGITGMQGCDAGAGRRTDLMRQVACGPGRLCQAMGIDRSHDGVDLCDSRSLWITPPAGSTGSTGAVIASRRIGIGHPGAAARPWRYTLEGDRWVSR, encoded by the coding sequence CTGCCGGCCGAGTTCTACCTGCCCGATGCCACACAGGTTGCACCGAGACTTTTGAACGGCCTGCTCTGGAGCCGTGCCGGCAGCGTAATCACATGCGGCCGCATATCGGAAACGGAAGCCTACATGCCGGATGATCCGGCCAGCCACGCCTACCGGGGCAAGACAGCGAGGAACGGCAGCATGTTCGGGCCACCCGGCAGGGCCTACGTCTATCTGATCTACGGCATCCACCACTGCCTGAACGCCGTAACCGGACTGGACGGAACAGCCGGCGCGGTGCTGATTCGCTCCGTGGAATCTTTGATCGGTGTGGAGATTATGGCGGCGCGCCGTGGCATAACCGGCATGCAGGGCTGCGACGCCGGCGCTGGACGCCGGACCGACCTCATGCGGCAGGTGGCTTGCGGTCCTGGCCGGCTCTGCCAGGCGATGGGGATCGATCGTTCGCACGACGGCGTCGATCTCTGCGATTCGAGATCCCTCTGGATCACACCGCCTGCAGGATCGACCGGTTCGACAGGAGCTGTTATCGCCTCGCGCCGCATTGGAATCGGTCACCCGGGGGCTGCTGCAAGACCATGGCGGTACACCCTGGAGGGCGATCGGTGGGTGAGCCGTTGA
- the cax gene encoding calcium/proton exchanger: MRLMAVMLVFVPISLALHVLNAPAPWVFATACLAVIPLAGFLGRATNELALRYGPGVGGLLTATFGNATEIIFAMVAVHAGEVEVVKASLIGSIIGNILLVLGLSVFLGGIRHKVQRFSVDVALAHATMLGMAVVGLLVPALFVRNLHGISELVSNPRVAHLSTGIAVVLLLVYIGGLVFSLYTHEDLFRGDLNNRHEAAVWPRSMAALTLAAATVFIAMESELLVAGIEPVAARWRLSRLFIGVIVIPIIGNAAEHSTAILMALQNRIEVSLNIAVSSSTQIAMLAIPVIILLSGTLGHPITVLFSPFELVALTASAVIAVLISMDGKSHWLEGAQLLATWVVVALAFYYIAV, from the coding sequence ATGCGCCTTATGGCCGTCATGCTGGTGTTTGTACCCATCAGCCTGGCGCTGCACGTGCTGAACGCTCCCGCACCCTGGGTATTTGCCACAGCCTGCCTTGCAGTTATACCACTGGCGGGCTTTTTGGGACGCGCGACCAACGAACTGGCTCTTCGGTATGGACCGGGTGTTGGCGGATTACTGACGGCGACATTCGGCAATGCCACCGAGATCATATTCGCCATGGTGGCCGTGCATGCCGGCGAAGTCGAAGTGGTGAAGGCGTCGCTCATCGGCTCCATCATCGGCAATATCCTGCTGGTGCTGGGACTCTCCGTATTTCTTGGCGGAATACGCCACAAGGTGCAGCGGTTCAGCGTGGATGTAGCCCTGGCGCATGCCACCATGCTGGGTATGGCTGTAGTAGGTCTGCTGGTGCCGGCCCTGTTCGTTCGCAACCTTCACGGCATCAGCGAGCTGGTCTCCAATCCGCGGGTTGCCCACCTCAGCACCGGCATCGCGGTCGTGCTGCTGCTGGTGTACATCGGAGGCCTGGTTTTCTCGCTCTATACGCATGAAGACCTGTTTCGCGGTGACCTCAACAACAGACATGAGGCGGCTGTGTGGCCGCGCTCGATGGCTGCGCTTACGCTTGCGGCGGCCACGGTGTTCATCGCCATGGAGAGCGAGCTGCTGGTGGCGGGCATCGAGCCGGTGGCTGCGCGATGGCGCCTGAGCCGGCTCTTTATCGGCGTGATCGTGATCCCGATCATTGGCAACGCCGCAGAGCACAGCACCGCCATCCTGATGGCGCTTCAAAACCGGATCGAAGTCAGCCTGAACATCGCCGTCTCTTCCAGTACCCAGATCGCTATGCTAGCCATACCGGTGATAATACTGCTGAGCGGCACACTGGGACATCCGATCACCGTTCTGTTCAGTCCATTTGAGCTCGTGGCACTTACCGCCTCAGCGGTGATCGCCGTCTTGATATCGATGGACGGCAAAAGCCACTGGCTGGAAGGCGCACAACTGCTCGCCACCTGGGTCGTCGTTGCTCTAGCGTTCTACTACATCGCCGTATAA
- a CDS encoding DUF111 family protein, whose protein sequence is MKAAVLTVSDRCSSGAMEDLSGALAAGLLAAEGFDPVLRACVADDAAAIAAQLIAFCADDAALVLTTGGTGMAPRDVTPEATRTVLEREAPGVAELLRWRAMAQFPRAVLSRGLAGTRGGTLIVNLPGSPGGVQDGVKELLPHLGHLLALLRGEPTEHSAPESADPPAVVTQLEANIDDMSPELYDVALERIAAAGALETFLTPVIMKKCRPAVLLTALAPPERAAAVAKAILRETTTFGVRWSVRQRFVLRRSWRTVTTPYGAIRIKLGEAADGSITASPEFEDVKAAAAATGAPAAAILQAATSAYAAEVTAEAP, encoded by the coding sequence TTGAAGGCAGCAGTGCTGACGGTGAGTGACCGCTGTTCCAGCGGCGCGATGGAGGATTTGAGCGGAGCCCTGGCAGCCGGGCTGCTGGCCGCGGAAGGCTTCGATCCGGTTTTGCGCGCCTGCGTCGCGGATGATGCGGCCGCGATTGCGGCACAACTGATCGCTTTTTGCGCTGACGATGCCGCGCTGGTTCTCACGACGGGAGGAACGGGCATGGCGCCGCGAGATGTGACGCCTGAAGCCACACGGACGGTGCTGGAACGCGAGGCGCCGGGAGTTGCGGAGCTTCTCCGCTGGCGCGCCATGGCGCAGTTTCCGCGGGCTGTTCTATCACGCGGTCTGGCCGGCACGCGGGGCGGCACGTTGATCGTCAACCTGCCCGGAAGTCCTGGTGGCGTGCAGGATGGCGTCAAGGAGCTTTTACCGCATCTTGGGCATCTGCTTGCGCTGCTCCGCGGCGAGCCAACCGAGCATTCGGCCCCGGAGTCGGCAGACCCGCCAGCCGTGGTGACGCAGCTGGAAGCGAACATCGACGACATGTCGCCGGAGCTTTACGATGTAGCTCTGGAGCGCATCGCCGCGGCGGGCGCGCTTGAGACGTTTCTGACGCCCGTGATCATGAAGAAGTGCCGGCCGGCCGTGCTGCTTACCGCCCTTGCGCCGCCGGAGCGGGCGGCGGCGGTGGCAAAAGCCATCCTGCGGGAAACTACCACATTCGGCGTGCGTTGGTCGGTGCGGCAGCGGTTTGTGCTCCGGCGTTCGTGGAGGACGGTTACCACGCCATACGGGGCTATACGGATCAAGCTGGGCGAAGCGGCAGATGGCAGCATTACAGCTTCGCCGGAGTTCGAGGACGTGAAGGCGGCTGCGGCGGCAACCGGCGCCCCTGCGGCGGCGATATTGCAAGCGGCGACTTCCGCGTATGCTGCCGAAGTGACGGCTGAAGCGCCGTAA